The following are encoded together in the Streptomyces sp. NBC_01465 genome:
- a CDS encoding ATP-binding protein: MTVTRPEDPEAIPLLEREAELAAGARAVEALCAGESSGGLLIYSGEAGLGKTALLNELRRSAAGRCTVWSARGGEAVTSVPFHVVRQLLQPALNEHAPCDVRELLGDWYEIVGPALGVAPPSGQLADPQGVRDGLDAVVVKLAGMHRPLVLVVDDAHWADLETLAWLAAFARRPDGLPVLIVVAHRTEDPVGETAEHLSTLGEAAGNRSTLRAFTPDATATLARAALGEHSDDPFCREVWAVTGGNPYETVELLAKVQDDSLEPVEDSASALRAIGAGARGSGLIARLEELGTGATRFAWAAAILGTDISLDLAAALAGMGPAEAGACAQRLRAARILVGQDPMEFVHPLIAGGVYRAIPAGVRTAMHGRAAWAVSRAGRPAAAAAPHLLQVHPDQDPELVEQLRAAAAEHLAVGAPDAARRCLERALEEPPLTDVRAEVLYELGCATLLTSPATTVGHLRDALALPGLEGDLRVDAVFRLSQALAHNNEMREAARVVAAEAERTPEGPARIRLQTAHFLWESVQAVEDDGPGRSRRLAATADRLSGRDTSERVLLMLRAWDATNRGESAVEIVQICDRALVNGGLAPGLGWTDPAWGFEPLAMLGLSYAFADRLDRAESLFAEALRSYEISGWSGGHLSFANCFVGYVMRRRGRLVEAETYVRESLRLAERVGNGLPMNWDAACMLIDILLARGHVEEAQEAADSYGFVPPYPSTIVIPDAPSVRGRLLLAQGRTKEAVAELEAVGEALKERGRHNGILAPWACDLARALADEDPLRAAELASYARDRAERFGTDTAIGEALRCAAALEEGPRAVELLRGAVAYLEASPCAYEHALARVEYGIAARSAAELTRGLTLAEACGADGLAERARIALS, translated from the coding sequence ATGACGGTGACCCGGCCGGAGGACCCGGAAGCCATCCCGCTGCTCGAGCGGGAGGCCGAACTCGCCGCGGGCGCGCGGGCCGTCGAGGCGCTGTGCGCGGGCGAGTCGTCCGGCGGGCTGCTGATCTACAGCGGCGAGGCGGGTCTCGGCAAGACGGCCCTGCTCAACGAGTTGCGCCGGAGCGCCGCAGGCCGCTGCACGGTCTGGTCGGCGCGCGGCGGCGAGGCCGTCACCTCCGTCCCCTTCCATGTCGTACGCCAGCTGCTGCAGCCCGCCCTGAACGAGCACGCGCCGTGCGACGTGCGGGAGTTGCTCGGCGACTGGTACGAGATCGTGGGCCCGGCGCTCGGGGTCGCACCGCCCAGCGGGCAGCTCGCCGACCCGCAGGGTGTCAGGGACGGCCTGGACGCGGTGGTCGTGAAACTGGCCGGGATGCACCGGCCGCTGGTCCTGGTCGTCGACGACGCGCACTGGGCCGACCTGGAGACCCTCGCCTGGCTCGCCGCCTTCGCCCGGCGGCCCGACGGACTCCCGGTCCTGATCGTCGTCGCGCACCGCACCGAAGACCCCGTCGGCGAGACCGCCGAGCACCTGAGCACGCTCGGGGAGGCCGCCGGCAACCGCAGCACGCTGCGCGCGTTCACCCCCGACGCCACCGCCACGCTGGCCCGTGCGGCGCTCGGCGAGCACAGCGACGACCCGTTCTGCCGCGAGGTGTGGGCGGTCACCGGCGGAAACCCGTACGAGACCGTCGAGCTCCTCGCCAAAGTGCAGGACGACTCCCTGGAACCGGTCGAGGACTCCGCGAGCGCCCTGCGCGCCATCGGAGCCGGGGCGCGCGGTTCCGGGCTGATCGCCCGGCTGGAGGAACTGGGCACCGGGGCAACGCGGTTCGCGTGGGCCGCGGCGATCCTGGGCACCGACATCTCGCTGGACCTGGCGGCGGCCCTGGCCGGGATGGGTCCGGCCGAGGCGGGAGCCTGCGCTCAGCGGCTGCGGGCCGCCCGGATCCTGGTGGGCCAGGATCCGATGGAGTTCGTCCATCCGCTGATCGCCGGTGGTGTCTACCGCGCCATCCCCGCAGGGGTGAGGACCGCCATGCACGGCCGGGCCGCCTGGGCTGTCAGCCGGGCCGGACGCCCCGCGGCGGCCGCCGCCCCGCATCTGCTCCAGGTGCACCCCGACCAGGACCCGGAGCTGGTCGAGCAGTTGCGTGCGGCAGCAGCCGAACACCTTGCCGTCGGCGCCCCGGACGCCGCGCGCCGCTGTCTGGAGCGCGCTCTGGAGGAGCCGCCGCTGACCGACGTACGGGCGGAGGTTCTGTACGAACTGGGCTGCGCCACACTCCTGACCTCGCCCGCCACCACCGTCGGCCATCTGCGGGATGCGCTCGCCCTGCCGGGCCTCGAGGGCGATCTGCGCGTGGACGCCGTCTTCCGGCTCTCCCAGGCGCTGGCGCACAACAACGAGATGCGGGAAGCGGCACGCGTGGTGGCCGCCGAGGCGGAACGCACCCCGGAGGGTCCCGCACGGATCAGACTGCAGACCGCGCACTTCCTCTGGGAGAGCGTCCAGGCCGTCGAGGACGACGGGCCGGGGCGCTCGCGCCGGCTGGCCGCGACGGCCGATCGGCTGAGCGGGCGCGACACCTCCGAGCGGGTGCTGCTGATGCTGCGCGCCTGGGACGCGACGAACCGCGGCGAGAGTGCCGTCGAGATCGTCCAGATCTGTGACCGCGCCCTGGTCAACGGGGGCCTCGCGCCCGGACTCGGCTGGACCGATCCCGCCTGGGGGTTCGAGCCGCTGGCCATGCTCGGGCTCAGTTATGCCTTCGCCGACCGGCTCGACCGGGCGGAGAGCCTGTTCGCGGAGGCGTTGCGTTCCTACGAGATCAGTGGCTGGAGCGGTGGGCATCTCTCCTTCGCCAACTGCTTCGTCGGCTATGTCATGCGCCGCCGCGGCCGGCTCGTGGAGGCCGAGACGTATGTGCGCGAGAGCCTGCGACTCGCCGAACGCGTCGGGAACGGCCTGCCCATGAACTGGGACGCGGCCTGCATGCTCATCGACATCCTGCTCGCCCGCGGCCATGTCGAAGAGGCCCAGGAGGCGGCCGACAGTTATGGATTCGTCCCGCCCTACCCCTCCACGATCGTCATCCCCGATGCGCCCTCGGTGCGCGGCCGGCTGCTGCTCGCCCAGGGGCGCACGAAGGAGGCCGTGGCCGAACTGGAGGCGGTGGGCGAGGCGTTGAAGGAGCGCGGGCGCCACAACGGCATCCTGGCACCCTGGGCCTGCGACCTGGCCAGGGCTCTGGCCGACGAAGACCCCCTCCGGGCGGCCGAGTTGGCTTCGTACGCGCGCGACCGCGCGGAGCGCTTCGGCACGGACACGGCCATCGGTGAGGCGCTGCGCTGCGCGGCGGCGCTGGAGGAAGGGCCGCGCGCCGTGGAGCTGCTGAGGGGGGCCGTCGCGTATCTGGAGGCTTCTCCGTGCGCATACGAACACGCCCTGGCCCGCGTCGAGTACGGCATCGCCGCTCGGTCGGCGGCCGAGCTGACCCGCGGTCTCACGCTGGCCGAGGCCTGTGGCGCCGACGGGCTGGCCGAGCGGGCCCGTATCGCCCTGAGCTGA